A window of the Dyadobacter pollutisoli genome harbors these coding sequences:
- a CDS encoding glycine zipper domain-containing protein: MLLAIVLLNACNSNSDKQEAVLKAQQATIDSMKVAMEKQAVVDSMNAVMAQREEERIKEEKQQIAANSNNAPVATTNTVAKKKKWSHTAKGAVVGAGTGAITGAIVNKKHAEGALIGSLIGAGVGAGTGAIVDHSKKKKEQQRQQ, translated from the coding sequence ATGTTACTTGCGATTGTACTTTTAAACGCTTGTAACAGCAATTCTGACAAACAAGAAGCTGTATTAAAGGCACAACAGGCTACCATAGACTCGATGAAAGTAGCTATGGAGAAGCAAGCAGTTGTCGATTCAATGAATGCCGTTATGGCGCAACGTGAAGAGGAAAGGATTAAGGAAGAAAAGCAGCAAATTGCGGCAAATAGCAACAATGCACCCGTGGCTACCACTAATACGGTTGCCAAAAAGAAAAAATGGAGCCACACCGCCAAAGGAGCGGTAGTCGGAGCAGGTACCGGGGCCATAACCGGGGCGATTGTCAATAAAAAACACGCAGAAGGCGCATTGATCGGTAGTTTGATCGGTGCTGGAGTAGGTGCCGGAACCGGTGCCATTGTTGATCATTCGAAAAAGAAAAAAGAGCAACAACGACAGCAGTAA
- a CDS encoding M81 family metallopeptidase — translation MKITKLLILSLLLSFSLQAKHMPRIAIAGLGIESSTFSPALTLEEAFHAKYGADVFTSYPFFSKDSSLRKQAEWLPALIGKSLPGGAVTREAYESLVKQTLDLLKKNGPYDGLFFDIHGAMSVVGLDDPEGDFIVRIREVIGTETLISTSMDLHGNVSWRLAQNTDLITCYRMAPHEDAMQTKKRAVENLLERLESGQGKPKYKAWIAIPVLLPGEKTSTRIEPAKTIYAAVAPASKQKGIIDAAIWVGYAWADEPRNHAVVMVTGDDKAIVTSTAEKLAKSFWDARKGFAFVAPTGSLQEALDKALASNKHPFFISDSGDNPTAGGAGDVTWTLTEILKRAEFKSETGPSLIYASIPGPELVKSAIAAGVGGKVDGYAGGKVDARFAPPVRLAGTVMSIEHGDRNAETEVVIKVGSVNVIVTAKRKPYHKEADFTRLGLNPRKSDIVVVKIGYLEPELYAMRADWILSLTPGGVDQNLERLPYKRIKRPMFPLDKDMAEPNLKAQLVPASDKK, via the coding sequence ATGAAAATTACGAAGTTACTGATCCTATCCCTTTTACTCAGTTTCTCGCTTCAAGCCAAGCACATGCCGCGCATTGCTATTGCTGGACTAGGCATTGAATCGAGTACATTTTCACCGGCATTGACGCTGGAAGAAGCTTTTCACGCCAAGTATGGTGCTGACGTTTTCACCTCCTACCCTTTCTTTTCAAAGGACTCGTCGCTGCGAAAACAGGCTGAATGGCTTCCGGCATTGATCGGGAAATCACTTCCCGGTGGTGCCGTGACGAGAGAAGCCTATGAATCACTCGTCAAACAAACCCTCGACCTGCTTAAAAAGAATGGTCCTTATGACGGCTTGTTTTTTGATATTCACGGCGCCATGAGTGTGGTTGGCCTGGACGATCCGGAAGGCGATTTCATTGTCCGCATTCGAGAAGTCATTGGAACAGAAACCCTCATTTCCACATCCATGGATTTGCATGGGAATGTGTCGTGGCGACTGGCGCAAAATACAGACCTCATTACCTGCTACCGCATGGCGCCGCACGAGGACGCTATGCAAACCAAGAAACGCGCGGTTGAAAATCTACTGGAACGACTGGAAAGCGGGCAGGGTAAGCCTAAATACAAGGCTTGGATAGCCATTCCGGTATTGCTACCTGGTGAAAAAACCAGTACCCGCATTGAACCTGCCAAAACGATATACGCAGCCGTCGCTCCTGCTTCCAAGCAGAAAGGCATCATTGACGCGGCGATTTGGGTAGGATATGCCTGGGCCGACGAACCCCGCAACCACGCCGTAGTAATGGTAACCGGCGACGATAAAGCGATAGTGACCAGTACCGCCGAAAAATTAGCCAAAAGCTTTTGGGATGCGCGAAAAGGTTTCGCATTTGTAGCACCGACCGGCTCATTACAGGAAGCCCTGGACAAAGCATTGGCCAGCAATAAGCATCCATTCTTTATCAGCGACTCGGGCGACAACCCTACTGCCGGTGGTGCAGGTGACGTGACATGGACATTGACAGAAATATTGAAACGTGCTGAATTCAAATCAGAAACCGGCCCTTCATTGATATATGCATCTATTCCGGGACCTGAACTGGTCAAAAGCGCGATTGCCGCCGGAGTAGGTGGTAAAGTAGACGGCTACGCCGGAGGAAAGGTGGATGCCCGTTTTGCACCTCCTGTGAGGCTTGCCGGGACTGTCATGTCCATTGAACACGGCGACAGAAACGCGGAAACGGAAGTCGTGATCAAAGTCGGAAGTGTGAATGTGATCGTCACTGCGAAACGCAAACCATACCACAAAGAAGCTGACTTCACAAGATTGGGACTTAATCCAAGAAAATCGGACATTGTAGTGGTGAAAATAGGTTATCTGGAACCGGAACTCTACGCTATGCGTGCAGACTGGATCCTATCACTCACACCCGGCGGCGTGGACCAAAACCTGGAAAGGCTGCCGTACAAAAGGATCAAGCGTCCAATGTTCCCGCTCGACAAGGATATGGCCGAGCCAAACCTGAAAGCACAACTGGTACCAGCATCCGACAAGAAATAA
- a CDS encoding aspartate/glutamate racemase family protein, with the protein MKKLGLVGGMSWVSTIDYYRFINEGINEKLGGLHFAECIIYSVNFNDFVSNNTAGNWDATYEIILKACQNLERSGAEAIVLCANTAHAIADRLQANFKLPIIHIVTATADEIKKRGLKKVGLLGTKFTMEMDFYKDKLISLGIKPMVPESQETRDYIQRTLKDELGRGIILEETKQGYIRIINELIANGAEGIILGCTEIPMIISQKDVSVPVFDTTQIHSQAAVTFSLS; encoded by the coding sequence ATGAAAAAATTAGGGCTCGTGGGCGGTATGAGCTGGGTGTCGACCATTGATTATTACCGGTTTATCAATGAGGGTATCAATGAGAAACTTGGCGGGCTCCATTTCGCAGAATGCATTATTTATTCTGTCAATTTCAATGACTTTGTATCCAATAATACTGCCGGCAATTGGGATGCTACCTATGAAATCATTTTGAAGGCCTGCCAGAATCTCGAACGAAGCGGTGCCGAGGCAATCGTATTATGTGCCAACACAGCCCATGCTATTGCCGACCGGTTGCAGGCGAACTTTAAACTTCCGATCATTCATATAGTCACCGCCACTGCTGACGAGATCAAAAAACGAGGCCTGAAAAAGGTGGGCTTGCTGGGTACAAAATTTACCATGGAAATGGACTTTTACAAAGACAAACTCATCTCGCTCGGCATCAAACCAATGGTGCCTGAAAGTCAGGAAACGAGGGATTACATTCAACGCACGCTCAAAGACGAACTGGGCAGAGGAATTATCCTTGAAGAAACGAAACAGGGTTATATCCGGATTATCAATGAGCTGATCGCAAATGGCGCGGAGGGTATTATACTGGGTTGTACTGAGATCCCCATGATTATCAGCCAGAAAGACGTTTCAGTTCCCGTATTTGATACTACTCAAATTCATTCACAGGCAGCAGTAACCTTTTCGCTGTCGTGA
- a CDS encoding RNA polymerase sigma factor — protein MSLNRDAPHFLTVIEANKGIIYKVANAYCRDAENRKDLIQEIIIQLWLAFPKYDESYRITTWMYRIALNVSISFYRKEDRRSGIAQPLHPDIIFLQEDNTPVGPDSDIALLHRFIKELKEMDRAIILLYLEENSQQDIAEMLGITPTNVSTRILRIKEQIRQKFSALKS, from the coding sequence ATGTCCCTGAACCGTGACGCACCGCATTTCCTGACCGTCATTGAGGCAAACAAAGGCATTATTTACAAGGTGGCTAATGCTTATTGCCGCGACGCGGAAAATCGGAAAGACCTTATTCAGGAAATAATCATTCAGTTGTGGCTCGCGTTTCCAAAATACGACGAGTCGTACCGGATCACGACCTGGATGTACCGCATTGCACTAAACGTCTCCATTTCATTTTACAGAAAAGAAGACCGCAGAAGCGGAATTGCCCAGCCTTTGCATCCTGACATCATTTTTTTGCAAGAAGATAATACCCCGGTCGGACCCGACTCGGACATTGCGCTACTCCACCGGTTTATCAAAGAACTCAAAGAAATGGACCGGGCGATTATCCTTTTGTACCTGGAAGAAAACAGCCAACAGGATATCGCCGAAATGCTCGGCATTACCCCTACCAATGTTTCTACAAGGATTTTGAGGATCAAAGAACAGATCAGACAAAAATTTTCAGCATTAAAATCATAA
- a CDS encoding transferrin receptor-like dimerization domain-containing protein, with translation MLHIFSKTTTYIALFCLVLSGEVFAQQLMGFRAENTKKELDLETAFDKQLQANNLRDWMKLMTAYPHQVGSAYGLKNALFIKEKLTSWGFDTHIDTVHVLFPTPKTRIVELTEPTKFKASLMEKPFKEDATSGQTKDVLPPYHAYSANGDVTAELVFVNYGIPDDYEELAKLGIDVKGKIVIAKYGNSWRGIKPKVAYEHGAIGCIIYSDPKEDGYFQGDVYPKGPYKNETGAQRGSVVDLPQAPGDPLTNGFVASAENKRLSIAEAPSMMKIPVLPISYSDALPLLKALGGQVAPAAWRGALPITYHIGPGPAKVHLKLEFNFDIVPCYNVIATLKGSEFPDQWIVRGNHHDAWVFGADDPVSGAVAELEEARALGELVKTGWKPKRTIVYCWWDGEEPGLLGSTEWVEKYKAMLSEKTVVYLNTDGNGRGYLGAGGSHTLEKFINQVGRDVIDPEKGTSVIERLRSRTIVSGNPTARSEARSRPDLRISALGSGSDYTPFIQHLGIASLNLGYGGEDDGGDYHSIFDSYDDYIRFKDGDFAYGVALAKTVGRSVLRFANAEILPFDFSNFSNTVQMYATDVKKQLETARTTAEEHNKLLAEGRFEAVADPKEPKQIIAAMPVAPYLNFAPLDNALTILQESANAYSAAINKGGNIPADKLTQLNQILYKTERYLINPAGLPRRPWYKHQIYAPGFYTGYGVKTLPMIREAIEQKNWAEAEQGILRVTEVLKNFTAEIDKAVGLVK, from the coding sequence ATGCTTCACATTTTCTCAAAAACAACGACTTACATTGCTCTGTTTTGCCTGGTACTTTCCGGCGAAGTCTTCGCGCAGCAGCTCATGGGTTTTCGCGCTGAAAACACAAAAAAAGAACTGGATCTTGAAACTGCTTTTGATAAGCAACTGCAAGCCAACAACCTCCGTGACTGGATGAAACTCATGACGGCCTATCCACATCAGGTAGGGTCAGCCTATGGGTTAAAGAATGCGCTTTTTATCAAAGAAAAACTCACTTCCTGGGGGTTTGACACACATATCGACACGGTACATGTGCTCTTCCCTACTCCCAAAACCAGGATCGTAGAACTGACGGAGCCTACAAAATTCAAAGCGTCTTTAATGGAAAAGCCGTTTAAAGAAGATGCGACTTCGGGTCAGACCAAAGATGTACTTCCTCCTTACCATGCTTATTCGGCCAATGGCGATGTCACTGCCGAACTGGTTTTTGTCAATTATGGGATACCTGATGATTATGAAGAGCTTGCGAAGCTGGGTATTGATGTCAAAGGCAAGATTGTGATTGCCAAATACGGCAATTCGTGGCGGGGTATCAAGCCCAAAGTTGCTTACGAGCACGGGGCGATTGGCTGTATTATTTATTCGGACCCAAAAGAAGACGGGTATTTTCAAGGAGATGTGTACCCGAAAGGCCCCTATAAAAACGAAACCGGTGCGCAGCGTGGATCAGTTGTCGATCTGCCGCAAGCCCCGGGTGACCCACTGACCAATGGTTTTGTAGCCAGCGCGGAAAACAAACGCTTGTCCATTGCAGAGGCGCCGAGTATGATGAAAATTCCGGTGCTACCTATCTCCTATTCAGATGCATTGCCTCTGCTAAAAGCATTGGGCGGTCAGGTAGCACCAGCAGCCTGGCGCGGCGCATTGCCGATTACCTACCACATTGGTCCCGGACCAGCGAAAGTACATTTGAAACTGGAATTCAATTTTGACATTGTCCCGTGCTATAATGTGATCGCAACCTTGAAAGGGAGCGAATTTCCGGATCAATGGATCGTTCGCGGCAACCACCACGACGCCTGGGTATTTGGCGCAGATGATCCTGTGAGTGGCGCGGTGGCCGAGTTGGAAGAAGCAAGAGCATTGGGAGAACTGGTCAAAACCGGCTGGAAACCCAAAAGAACGATCGTATACTGCTGGTGGGATGGTGAAGAACCGGGCCTGTTGGGCTCCACGGAATGGGTCGAGAAGTATAAAGCAATGCTTTCGGAGAAAACGGTCGTGTACCTCAACACCGACGGCAATGGTCGCGGCTACCTGGGCGCAGGCGGGTCACATACATTGGAAAAATTCATCAATCAGGTGGGGCGCGATGTGATAGACCCGGAAAAAGGGACCAGCGTGATCGAGCGCCTGCGTTCCCGCACCATCGTTAGCGGTAATCCCACGGCCAGGTCGGAGGCACGCAGCCGCCCAGACCTGCGCATAAGTGCACTAGGGTCGGGCTCTGACTACACGCCATTTATTCAGCATTTGGGAATTGCATCGCTCAACCTGGGTTATGGAGGCGAAGACGATGGTGGTGACTACCATTCCATTTTCGACTCTTACGACGATTACATCCGTTTCAAAGACGGCGATTTTGCTTATGGTGTGGCTTTGGCTAAGACAGTGGGGCGGTCGGTGCTGCGGTTTGCCAATGCCGAGATCCTTCCATTCGATTTCAGCAATTTCTCCAATACGGTTCAGATGTACGCGACGGATGTAAAAAAACAGCTGGAAACTGCCCGTACCACTGCGGAGGAGCACAACAAATTACTTGCAGAAGGGCGTTTCGAAGCAGTAGCCGATCCCAAAGAACCCAAACAGATCATTGCCGCCATGCCGGTTGCGCCCTATCTCAATTTCGCTCCGCTGGACAATGCTTTGACCATATTGCAGGAAAGCGCCAATGCTTACTCCGCGGCGATTAATAAAGGCGGGAACATTCCGGCTGATAAACTCACTCAGTTAAACCAAATCCTCTATAAAACCGAACGTTACCTGATCAATCCGGCAGGTTTGCCTCGCAGGCCGTGGTACAAGCATCAGATCTACGCGCCGGGCTTCTATACCGGTTACGGCGTAAAAACACTCCCAATGATCCGGGAGGCAATTGAGCAAAAGAACTGGGCCGAAGCTGAGCAGGGGATTTTAAGGGTTACAGAGGTTTTGAAGAATTTTACTGCGGAGATTGATAAAGCCGTGGGATTGGTGAAGTAA
- a CDS encoding type II toxin-antitoxin system ParD family antitoxin: MSKNTSISIGQHFDSFIQNQINTGRYASTSEVVRAGLRLLEQEEEKLKLLRQALVEGEQSGWVENLDTEKFKTGLKRSV; the protein is encoded by the coding sequence ATGTCAAAAAATACATCCATATCAATCGGCCAGCATTTTGATTCTTTTATTCAAAATCAGATCAACACGGGTCGCTATGCGTCTACTAGTGAGGTAGTTCGTGCTGGTTTAAGGCTGTTGGAACAGGAAGAAGAAAAGCTGAAATTATTGAGACAGGCTTTGGTTGAAGGCGAGCAAAGCGGCTGGGTTGAAAACTTGGATACTGAAAAATTCAAGACTGGTTTAAAACGTAGCGTTTAG
- a CDS encoding ArnT family glycosyltransferase has protein sequence MTKKTLILWFFILVKFGLHCIIVAPEYDLHRDEYLHLDQGKHLAWGYLSVPPFTSWTSYIILLLGNSEFWVKFFPSLFGVLTLVVVWKAIDALGGNLFALVLGATAITFSVLLRMNMLYQPNSVDILAWTFLYFAILQYIKTEQNKWLYIAAAALGFGILNKYNIVFLVVGLVPALLLTSQRRLLTNKNLYLAGIITILIILPNLVWQYTHHFPVVYHMKLLSKTQLVNVNRADFLKEQLLFFLGSMFVILAAFVSFFTFPVFKRYQVFFWAFVFTLTLFTYLKAKGYYAIGLYPIFIAFGSVYLEHLFTKKLIWLRYVSILVMVALFIPIFRVAFPTKSPSTIAQNSKRYQKLGLLRWEDGKDHELPQDFADMLGWKELASKVDAEYAKVTDKEHTLVLCDNYGQAGAINYYSKYKNIRAVTMNADYIDWFPLDQEIKNVILIQDADDDDKERKREQALFQKVSLTGKVENPYARERGTSVYTLLDAKVSINKILKSEIDENRWE, from the coding sequence TTGACAAAGAAAACACTGATCCTCTGGTTTTTCATTCTGGTCAAATTTGGCCTGCATTGTATCATCGTCGCACCGGAATATGACCTCCATCGCGACGAATATCTGCACCTCGATCAGGGAAAGCATCTCGCCTGGGGCTATTTGTCGGTTCCGCCGTTTACATCCTGGACTTCCTACATCATCCTACTACTCGGAAATTCAGAGTTTTGGGTGAAGTTTTTCCCTTCGCTTTTTGGTGTGCTGACATTGGTTGTCGTCTGGAAAGCCATTGACGCCCTGGGCGGTAACCTGTTTGCATTGGTACTGGGTGCTACGGCTATTACATTCTCAGTGCTATTGAGGATGAATATGCTTTATCAGCCCAATTCCGTGGATATTTTGGCCTGGACATTTCTCTACTTTGCGATTCTTCAATACATTAAAACAGAGCAAAACAAATGGCTGTACATAGCCGCGGCGGCACTGGGATTTGGGATTCTGAATAAATACAATATCGTGTTTCTGGTCGTGGGACTTGTACCGGCGCTTTTACTCACAAGCCAGCGCAGGCTACTCACAAACAAGAATTTATATCTCGCAGGCATCATTACAATTTTAATTATTTTGCCAAATCTTGTGTGGCAGTATACCCACCATTTTCCGGTAGTATACCATATGAAATTGTTGTCAAAAACGCAGCTGGTAAATGTGAACCGGGCCGACTTTCTGAAAGAACAGCTCCTATTTTTTCTCGGGTCAATGTTCGTGATTTTGGCAGCGTTCGTTTCATTTTTTACGTTCCCCGTTTTCAAAAGGTACCAGGTTTTCTTCTGGGCATTTGTGTTTACATTAACGCTTTTCACCTATCTGAAAGCCAAAGGGTATTACGCGATCGGCCTCTACCCCATCTTCATTGCATTTGGCTCCGTTTATCTGGAGCATTTGTTTACCAAAAAATTAATATGGTTACGGTACGTGTCCATTCTGGTCATGGTGGCATTGTTTATCCCCATTTTTAGGGTTGCATTCCCTACCAAAAGTCCTTCAACGATCGCACAAAATTCGAAGCGTTACCAAAAACTAGGCTTGCTGCGCTGGGAAGATGGAAAGGATCATGAGCTGCCTCAGGATTTTGCGGATATGCTGGGCTGGAAAGAGCTAGCGAGTAAAGTGGATGCCGAGTACGCAAAGGTTACTGACAAGGAACATACATTGGTGCTCTGTGATAATTACGGGCAGGCAGGCGCCATTAATTATTATTCCAAATACAAAAACATCCGCGCCGTCACCATGAATGCGGATTATATCGACTGGTTTCCTCTGGACCAAGAGATTAAGAATGTCATTCTGATCCAAGATGCTGATGACGACGATAAAGAGCGAAAACGGGAACAGGCACTTTTCCAAAAAGTATCATTAACAGGCAAAGTCGAAAATCCCTACGCCCGCGAGCGCGGAACCAGCGTGTACACACTCCTGGATGCAAAAGTTTCCATCAATAAAATTTTGAAAAGCGAAATTGACGAGAACAGATGGGAATAG
- a CDS encoding outer membrane beta-barrel protein, giving the protein MDLAEVRGSIDGHKLIYKGDPYPEPSPTALDVGLNVGIAFMTSPGGTIPKPQGLNRFQKAAPSNLYASTNPALINGLSPAEKPYSFMDHVAFEGVLQFIKKRTKDGGAKVNLDYLEVPVQALYYHELQSKGSIVAGLGPYLAFGTGGKIKNSFSNDKVSTFDKDNGFKRFDGGVIFSAGYKMYDSFSFRLAYEMGLVNIIRENSGAKVKNRTISLNVGYPIHKLIKIR; this is encoded by the coding sequence ATGGATTTAGCCGAAGTAAGAGGCTCTATTGATGGTCACAAGCTAATTTACAAAGGCGATCCCTATCCTGAGCCGTCCCCGACCGCACTCGATGTGGGTTTGAATGTGGGCATTGCATTTATGACTTCTCCAGGTGGAACAATCCCGAAACCGCAAGGCCTAAACCGCTTTCAAAAGGCAGCACCGTCGAATTTGTATGCAAGTACCAATCCAGCACTGATCAATGGTCTCAGTCCGGCAGAAAAGCCCTATTCTTTTATGGACCACGTTGCGTTTGAGGGAGTTTTACAATTTATCAAAAAGAGAACGAAAGACGGAGGCGCCAAGGTTAACCTCGACTACCTGGAAGTCCCTGTTCAGGCTTTGTATTATCACGAGCTACAGTCCAAAGGATCTATTGTGGCCGGATTAGGCCCTTACCTCGCATTCGGTACCGGCGGAAAGATCAAAAACTCTTTCAGCAACGATAAGGTGAGCACATTCGACAAAGACAATGGTTTCAAACGGTTCGACGGTGGAGTGATTTTCTCGGCCGGCTACAAAATGTACGATAGTTTCTCATTCCGGCTGGCTTATGAGATGGGACTTGTCAACATCATACGGGAAAATTCGGGAGCGAAGGTAAAAAACAGGACAATCAGTTTAAATGTGGGCTATCCGATCCATAAACTGATAAAGATTAGATAG